A single window of Paenibacillus sp. SYP-B4298 DNA harbors:
- a CDS encoding ABC transporter substrate-binding protein, translating to MRKIIPTPVLAAVLILLMIFVTACGSSPAKQESALGSKESGKQVTLDFLWFSDGVEGDVIKKLIKEYEGATPNVKINLIEVAFKDLNTKLKTMISGGSPPALARMTDTGGFAKQALDLTPYVGSAEEFTGQFMDSIQPYYVTDGKIIAAPMDVTANGLLYNKTLFDKAGVSVPTDPNNVWTWDEFEASLRQVMDKGGAKYGLVWDVTPHRWSTLLYQFGGSMISADGTKAAINSAEGVQALDYFNKLHKDGIMPASVWLGSENPNNLFRSGTVAAHLAGNWMLSNYKDITAFEWGVAYMPKGKIRSSVPGGKYLMAFQGSKVEKEAAEFIKWATSKDINGRYNQESLFISPRKDNDKLDYAFGKEMFEVFANELANTPPLAANDWSRQTVIPKFSTDLKDNIVSVLFDKKTSQEALDETAKLIDKALADAEK from the coding sequence ATGAGAAAAATTATTCCAACCCCAGTGCTTGCAGCAGTTCTCATCCTCTTGATGATTTTCGTAACCGCTTGCGGCTCCAGTCCTGCCAAGCAGGAGTCAGCCTTAGGCTCGAAGGAGTCAGGCAAACAGGTTACGCTTGATTTTCTGTGGTTCTCCGACGGTGTGGAAGGCGATGTCATCAAGAAGCTGATCAAGGAATATGAAGGCGCCACACCGAATGTGAAAATCAATCTGATCGAGGTTGCATTCAAGGATCTCAACACGAAGCTGAAAACGATGATCAGCGGTGGCAGCCCGCCAGCTCTAGCCAGAATGACCGACACAGGCGGCTTCGCCAAGCAAGCGCTTGATCTGACACCTTATGTTGGCTCGGCGGAGGAATTCACAGGGCAATTCATGGATTCGATCCAGCCCTATTATGTAACGGATGGCAAGATTATTGCAGCACCGATGGATGTGACAGCCAATGGGCTGCTCTATAACAAGACCTTGTTCGACAAGGCAGGCGTATCCGTGCCGACAGACCCGAACAATGTATGGACATGGGACGAATTCGAGGCATCGCTGCGTCAGGTAATGGATAAGGGCGGAGCTAAGTACGGTCTTGTATGGGACGTCACCCCTCACCGCTGGTCGACGCTGCTCTATCAGTTCGGCGGCAGCATGATTAGTGCAGACGGAACGAAGGCGGCAATCAACAGTGCGGAAGGCGTGCAAGCGCTCGATTACTTCAACAAGCTTCACAAGGACGGGATTATGCCAGCATCGGTCTGGCTGGGCAGCGAGAACCCGAACAATCTGTTCCGTTCCGGTACAGTAGCGGCTCACCTGGCAGGCAACTGGATGCTGAGCAATTACAAGGACATTACGGCTTTTGAGTGGGGCGTTGCTTATATGCCGAAGGGCAAGATTCGTTCCTCCGTTCCTGGCGGGAAGTATCTGATGGCGTTCCAGGGAAGCAAGGTGGAGAAGGAAGCGGCTGAATTTATCAAGTGGGCGACATCCAAGGACATTAATGGCCGTTACAATCAGGAATCGCTCTTTATTAGCCCGCGCAAGGACAATGATAAGCTCGATTATGCGTTCGGCAAGGAGATGTTCGAGGTGTTCGCTAATGAACTGGCCAATACCCCGCCACTTGCTGCTAACGACTGGTCGCGTCAGACGGTTATTCCTAAGTTCTCAACCGATCTGAAGGACAATATCGTAAGCGTGCTGTTCGACAAGAAAACCTCGCAGGAAGCGCTGGATGAGACCGCTAAGCTGATCGACAAAGCGCTTGCCGATGCGGAGAAATAA
- a CDS encoding carbohydrate ABC transporter permease, translating to MGRDRIRRMLAPYLFLLPNLVIFTTFIAIPAVVGFIYSFYEYDGLNEMEFLGLQNYIDVLGNSEFWAALGRSGLYAAIVVPGIYVLALGIALLLIREIRLKGLFRASIYWPTMISYIIVGLTWKWIFGDTFGILNYMLTSIGLEPVAWLTDPFYANLSVIIATLWSRVGFFMVIFIAGLQSIPVDLYEASNLDGASKWRTFWSITLPMLKPTSVLVLMVSLIDAVKAYPLMYALTGGGPGKETTYVVQYIYEIGFTKQELGMASAMSVILFVIIGVFSALQFRLAKGGGSE from the coding sequence ATGGGCAGGGACAGAATCAGACGCATGCTGGCGCCGTATCTGTTTCTTCTGCCCAATCTTGTCATCTTCACGACGTTTATTGCCATCCCGGCAGTTGTCGGATTTATCTACTCATTCTATGAGTATGACGGGCTTAATGAGATGGAGTTTCTGGGCTTACAGAATTATATTGATGTGCTCGGCAATAGTGAGTTCTGGGCGGCTCTTGGCCGTTCCGGCCTGTATGCAGCCATAGTCGTACCTGGTATCTACGTACTGGCGCTCGGTATTGCCTTGCTCCTGATTCGTGAGATCAGGTTGAAGGGGCTCTTCCGTGCCAGCATCTATTGGCCGACGATGATTTCTTATATTATCGTAGGCTTAACCTGGAAATGGATCTTCGGCGACACCTTCGGCATTTTGAATTATATGCTGACGTCGATCGGCCTGGAGCCGGTAGCCTGGCTAACCGATCCATTCTATGCGAATCTGTCGGTTATCATTGCGACCTTATGGTCGAGGGTCGGGTTTTTCATGGTTATTTTCATTGCGGGTCTGCAATCGATCCCGGTTGATCTATACGAAGCGTCCAATCTGGACGGCGCATCGAAATGGCGGACCTTCTGGAGTATTACGTTGCCGATGCTGAAGCCGACCAGTGTGCTGGTGCTGATGGTATCATTGATCGATGCTGTCAAGGCTTACCCGCTGATGTATGCACTGACAGGGGGCGGCCCGGGCAAGGAAACCACGTATGTGGTGCAATACATTTATGAGATCGGCTTCACGAAGCAAGAGCTTGGTATGGCCAGCGCCATGTCCGTCATCCTGTTCGTCATTATCGGGGTGTTCTCGGCCTTGCAATTCCGTCTTGCCAAGGGAGGAGGCTCCGAATGA
- a CDS encoding carbohydrate ABC transporter permease, with amino-acid sequence MSKAKLGTYALLVLLSLVWLFPVLWTVLSSFKNNTELYSFPPAFLPEVFSLEHFVTAFEKGNFGTYFMNSTIVTVVSTLLLLLINTMAGFALAKYRFKGDTLFLIGFISTLMIPLEVIMIPIFKVISSLGLYNSLLGIIIPPAATPTGVFLVRQYLLSVPDDLLEAARIDGAGEWKIFWRVVLPIAKPIIAVLAIFSFMWRWDDFLWPLIVISDPSKYTLQLALSNFIGEYNVDWGSLLAMSTITMIPVLVVFLIFQRHFVQGIATSGMKG; translated from the coding sequence ATGAGCAAAGCAAAGCTAGGTACTTATGCATTACTGGTGTTGCTGTCGCTGGTATGGTTATTTCCAGTGCTATGGACGGTGCTGTCCTCCTTCAAAAATAATACGGAGCTGTACAGCTTTCCGCCGGCCTTTCTGCCCGAAGTATTCTCGCTGGAGCATTTCGTGACAGCCTTTGAAAAGGGCAACTTCGGCACCTACTTCATGAACAGCACGATCGTAACGGTCGTATCCACACTGCTGCTGCTGCTGATTAATACGATGGCCGGGTTTGCTCTGGCGAAATACCGCTTCAAGGGGGATACGCTATTTCTGATCGGCTTTATCTCCACGCTGATGATTCCGCTTGAAGTCATTATGATTCCGATCTTCAAGGTCATCTCCTCGCTCGGTCTGTACAACAGCCTGCTGGGTATCATCATTCCGCCGGCTGCCACGCCAACCGGAGTGTTCCTGGTCCGCCAGTATTTGCTGTCTGTACCGGATGACCTGCTCGAGGCGGCACGGATCGACGGAGCGGGCGAATGGAAAATCTTCTGGCGTGTCGTGTTGCCGATTGCGAAGCCGATCATTGCCGTATTGGCCATCTTCTCCTTCATGTGGCGTTGGGACGACTTCCTGTGGCCGCTCATTGTCATCAGTGATCCGTCCAAATATACGCTTCAACTGGCGCTGTCCAACTTTATTGGTGAATACAATGTCGACTGGGGCAGCTTGCTGGCGATGTCCACCATTACGATGATTCCTGTGCTCGTGGTCTTCCTTATCTTCCAACGCCACTTCGTACAAGGTATCGCAACATCAGGGATGAAGGGATGA
- the bglB gene encoding beta-galactosidase BglB codes for MKADTITEAIERVSHAMKSMKNEGMDEIYPVGLIDIHLWEWPQGVGLYGMYQYYQETKDEGTLQFLQEWFDARISEGLPEKNVNTCSPLLTLISLSELTGNPEYIRICDEWSRWIMDPENGLIRTGDHAFQHMITGDPNDGQILIDTLFMTVLFLARAGVYFGRPDYVEEAKKQFLIHIKYLFDRPTGLFFHGWDFNGRHNYGMVRWGRGNGWYTCGIVDFLDMVELERGIKDYLLDTMRSQVQALAELQAEDGMWHTVLDDPTSYVETSCAAAFGYGILKAVRRGYLDPAYLTVGQKALQAVLEQIDVNGVVQQVSYGTPVGQDAQFYKDIPISPMTYGQALTLLILIEGLRHARQPV; via the coding sequence TTGAAAGCAGACACGATAACAGAGGCGATAGAGCGTGTATCCCATGCGATGAAATCGATGAAAAACGAGGGGATGGATGAGATCTATCCGGTTGGACTGATTGATATTCATCTATGGGAGTGGCCGCAGGGCGTTGGCTTGTATGGGATGTACCAGTATTACCAGGAGACGAAGGATGAGGGAACGCTGCAATTTTTGCAGGAATGGTTCGATGCGAGGATTAGCGAAGGGCTGCCGGAGAAGAATGTCAATACATGCTCTCCGCTGCTGACGCTCATCTCGCTGAGCGAGTTGACGGGCAATCCCGAGTATATCCGCATCTGCGACGAGTGGAGCCGCTGGATTATGGACCCGGAGAACGGACTGATTCGCACTGGGGATCATGCGTTCCAGCATATGATTACAGGCGATCCGAATGACGGGCAGATTCTGATTGATACATTGTTTATGACGGTGCTGTTCCTGGCACGGGCGGGCGTCTACTTCGGTCGGCCGGACTACGTCGAAGAAGCGAAAAAGCAATTCTTGATTCATATCAAATATTTATTTGACCGCCCTACAGGCTTGTTCTTCCATGGCTGGGACTTCAACGGGAGGCATAATTACGGCATGGTGCGCTGGGGACGCGGCAACGGCTGGTATACATGCGGCATCGTCGATTTTCTGGATATGGTAGAGCTGGAGAGGGGCATCAAGGACTATCTGCTCGACACGATGCGGAGCCAGGTTCAGGCATTGGCTGAGCTGCAGGCAGAGGATGGCATGTGGCATACGGTGCTGGATGACCCGACCTCTTATGTGGAGACCTCCTGTGCTGCGGCCTTCGGCTATGGCATCCTGAAGGCGGTACGCAGAGGCTATCTGGACCCGGCCTATCTGACAGTCGGCCAGAAGGCGCTGCAGGCCGTGCTGGAGCAGATCGATGTGAATGGTGTGGTGCAGCAGGTATCCTACGGAACGCCTGTGGGGCAGGATGCACAATTCTACAAGGACATCCCGATCTCTCCGATGACCTATGGTCAAGCGCTGACATTGCTCATATTAATTGAAGGGCTTCGTCATGCCCGGCAGCCCGTCTAA
- a CDS encoding S-layer homology domain-containing protein, translating into MKKHRKPSLALLLAVVLALSSVVVPPEPAASAAKAIVPGIYNVDYQILENNSSKESTAHGFMYVKDSGRLIVEQNHVRFEHEVRNSNYKHFEYLGYRLPGSPKAQINGDANNGYTIIGLDGYEQVAVRPSETNTDHSIVTWELEDPFTRQDILMHINWKDPGMEYNHWYHAQLALDTAGLPVVETEEPGVPSDDALKQLTAQLDEAHALYDGTAAGSGLGEYPEAERGAFAEAIEQAKAVMAEPGSTDRVLAALDHLKAAMERYKASVHSADKGALIALYNEAKAWHEAASAKVIGTAEGRASSPYSVAALGEYNMNALSGVMTQLNVAKTLIDNVKATQETVDKRVNTFKNVFSRWKDAYYVETEAIPIYILDSLDTPGLSRYAADFRPQATYMELHNKTTYPIADTLRANVTFTTESAPQEVVKSYAELDGGFTTEGLSYAHERDQGLYVARKSTDQEQVYQLHVAGTGVNLDTGWVGLSYVSYKVGEEQREVYISYNASQLEALQERSGQLAHRAATARALQGKEQEHAAAKEALLEATRAAQETTANLAATRQELNAAAAELQAAWAAFEAVTQPQVYYSVAHASAAAFSTMDSYLVKPAEIEMHADGSARVTLTIGSSSVVTAFKIKQGEGEEYTDAEIVSTNEADNTRVVSFVADVSQLVAAKVRVVTPDQSEGREYDIRLNVNGVDNESLSAAVATATIELRDAKPGDEPGQYSAEAVEAYRAVISEAQEEAVRLDGSGERSAALLRKLQDAGITFAASVNKDYTKLHAAIAAAKSAVATAVEGTSVGQYREGSRSRLQAAIEAAEAIVGEHSAAQSDVDQATLELQKAWITFQASKQLRSGSYTAQMISSVEALTDYVKPAIEIAVGTEGYRVTMTPQPGVTLKELRRAATAKTAGWASIRQSEASSVSLPMSFQISDLSGEYELVMEQQDDGKSVERVYPVQFASITPKSSVYYPSPSTGVIHADGVDSPSPDSKPAVDKDTGESDSDVKSGSVEPGEGGVQPESPGSSVGAGAAFSDTVGHWAEPELMKAIALGITSGYADGSLRPNGPVTRAEFVTMLSRALRLEGEPAAVRFADASVIPAWAQGHIAKATAAGLVSGYSDQTFRPDSQISRAELAVLIARAAKLELGGLALPGFADAEELPSWAQTEIAAVAQAGLMQGKGKQRFDAQTPATRAEALTIIIKLLTMQTGE; encoded by the coding sequence TTGAAGAAGCATAGGAAACCATCGCTCGCTTTGTTGCTGGCTGTTGTGCTGGCGTTATCATCCGTTGTAGTGCCGCCCGAGCCTGCAGCATCCGCTGCAAAGGCGATCGTGCCGGGAATTTATAACGTCGATTACCAGATTCTAGAAAACAACTCAAGTAAGGAATCGACCGCTCACGGCTTCATGTATGTTAAAGACAGTGGACGACTCATCGTGGAGCAGAACCATGTACGGTTCGAGCATGAGGTTCGCAATAGCAATTATAAGCATTTTGAATATTTGGGGTATCGTCTGCCGGGCAGTCCCAAAGCGCAAATTAACGGGGATGCCAACAACGGCTATACGATTATCGGTCTGGACGGGTATGAGCAGGTTGCGGTTCGTCCCTCCGAGACGAATACGGATCATTCCATTGTGACCTGGGAGCTTGAAGATCCGTTCACCAGGCAGGATATACTCATGCATATCAACTGGAAAGACCCGGGAATGGAATATAACCACTGGTACCATGCACAGCTGGCGCTGGATACGGCTGGCTTGCCTGTAGTGGAGACGGAGGAGCCTGGAGTCCCGAGTGACGACGCGCTGAAGCAACTGACGGCACAACTGGACGAGGCCCATGCGCTGTATGACGGCACGGCAGCGGGAAGCGGCTTGGGCGAGTACCCGGAGGCGGAGAGAGGGGCGTTCGCCGAAGCGATCGAGCAAGCCAAGGCTGTTATGGCCGAACCAGGCTCCACTGACCGTGTGCTTGCAGCGCTGGATCATCTCAAGGCGGCCATGGAGAGGTATAAGGCTTCCGTCCACTCTGCCGACAAAGGCGCGCTGATCGCCCTGTATAATGAGGCGAAGGCATGGCATGAGGCTGCCTCTGCGAAGGTAATTGGAACAGCCGAAGGCCGGGCCAGCTCGCCTTATTCTGTTGCTGCCTTGGGTGAGTATAATATGAATGCCCTTAGCGGGGTCATGACGCAACTGAATGTGGCCAAAACGCTGATCGATAATGTCAAGGCGACTCAGGAAACGGTAGATAAACGAGTGAATACGTTCAAGAATGTATTTTCCCGCTGGAAGGATGCCTACTATGTGGAGACGGAGGCGATCCCAATCTACATCCTGGACTCGTTGGATACGCCAGGGCTGTCGCGTTATGCCGCTGACTTCCGTCCTCAGGCGACGTATATGGAGCTGCACAACAAGACGACGTATCCCATTGCAGACACGCTGCGCGCGAATGTAACCTTCACGACCGAATCTGCACCGCAGGAGGTGGTCAAGTCCTATGCCGAGCTGGATGGTGGATTTACGACAGAGGGGCTGTCCTACGCGCACGAGAGAGATCAGGGGCTTTATGTTGCCCGCAAATCCACGGATCAGGAGCAGGTGTATCAGCTACATGTAGCTGGCACAGGAGTAAACCTCGACACGGGATGGGTCGGCCTCAGCTATGTGAGCTATAAAGTTGGAGAGGAGCAGCGAGAGGTCTATATCAGCTATAATGCGAGTCAACTGGAGGCGCTACAGGAACGATCCGGCCAATTAGCGCATCGTGCTGCTACGGCAAGGGCGCTTCAGGGCAAGGAGCAGGAGCATGCGGCAGCCAAGGAAGCACTGCTGGAGGCGACGCGCGCTGCACAGGAGACGACAGCCAATCTGGCTGCAACCCGTCAGGAGCTGAATGCTGCGGCTGCGGAGCTGCAGGCGGCATGGGCAGCGTTCGAGGCGGTGACGCAGCCGCAGGTGTACTACTCTGTCGCACATGCATCTGCTGCGGCCTTTTCCACCATGGATAGTTATTTGGTGAAGCCGGCGGAGATCGAGATGCATGCCGATGGGAGTGCGCGAGTGACACTGACGATTGGGTCCAGCTCTGTCGTGACTGCATTCAAGATCAAGCAAGGCGAGGGCGAAGAGTACACCGATGCGGAGATTGTTAGTACAAATGAGGCGGACAACACCAGGGTCGTATCCTTTGTAGCAGACGTGAGCCAACTGGTTGCAGCCAAGGTTCGTGTGGTGACGCCTGATCAAAGCGAGGGTCGCGAGTATGACATTCGATTGAACGTTAATGGTGTGGACAATGAGTCGCTCTCCGCAGCCGTTGCAACTGCTACGATCGAGCTGCGCGATGCCAAGCCAGGCGATGAGCCGGGACAGTATTCGGCAGAGGCTGTGGAGGCATATAGAGCCGTAATCTCCGAAGCGCAGGAAGAGGCCGTCCGTCTGGATGGCTCCGGCGAGCGAAGTGCTGCTCTGCTGCGCAAGCTGCAGGACGCAGGCATCACATTCGCAGCTTCTGTGAACAAGGACTACACGAAGCTTCATGCAGCGATTGCTGCCGCCAAGTCGGCTGTGGCGACGGCTGTTGAAGGAACGAGTGTCGGGCAGTACAGAGAGGGCTCGAGGTCGAGGCTGCAAGCAGCGATTGAGGCGGCTGAGGCCATAGTGGGCGAGCACTCGGCAGCGCAAAGCGATGTGGATCAGGCTACCTTAGAGCTTCAGAAGGCATGGATTACATTCCAGGCATCCAAGCAATTGCGATCGGGCAGCTACACAGCCCAGATGATCTCTTCTGTGGAGGCCTTGACTGATTATGTCAAGCCAGCAATCGAGATTGCTGTGGGAACAGAGGGCTACCGTGTTACAATGACGCCACAGCCGGGAGTGACGCTCAAGGAGCTGCGACGTGCAGCTACTGCCAAGACGGCTGGATGGGCAAGCATACGGCAGAGTGAAGCATCGTCCGTATCGCTGCCGATGTCATTCCAGATCAGCGATTTGAGTGGCGAGTATGAGCTGGTGATGGAGCAGCAGGATGATGGGAAGAGCGTTGAAAGGGTCTATCCGGTACAGTTTGCTTCGATCACCCCCAAGTCCAGCGTATATTATCCAAGCCCTTCCACAGGCGTAATTCATGCTGATGGAGTTGACTCGCCGAGCCCGGACAGCAAGCCGGCAGTGGACAAGGACACAGGGGAGTCCGATAGTGACGTGAAGAGCGGTTCTGTGGAGCCGGGAGAGGGAGGGGTGCAGCCTGAGTCCCCAGGAAGCTCTGTGGGGGCAGGCGCGGCCTTTAGCGACACGGTTGGTCACTGGGCGGAGCCGGAGCTGATGAAGGCGATCGCTCTTGGCATTACGAGCGGTTATGCGGATGGCAGCCTCCGGCCGAACGGGCCGGTGACGCGCGCGGAGTTTGTCACCATGCTGAGCCGAGCATTGCGGCTTGAAGGCGAGCCTGCAGCGGTTCGCTTCGCAGATGCATCCGTCATCCCGGCCTGGGCGCAAGGCCATATCGCCAAGGCTACCGCAGCGGGTCTGGTCAGCGGTTATAGCGATCAGACCTTCAGACCGGACAGTCAGATCAGCCGTGCGGAGCTGGCGGTGCTCATTGCCAGGGCAGCGAAGCTGGAGCTAGGAGGGCTTGCCCTGCCAGGCTTCGCGGATGCGGAGGAGCTGCCGTCATGGGCGCAAACCGAGATTGCCGCAGTTGCACAGGCGGGACTAATGCAGGGCAAGGGGAAGCAGCGATTCGATGCCCAGACTCCTGCGACCCGCGCCGAAGCGCTGACGATTATTATCAAGTTATTGACGATGCAGACTGGAGAATAG
- a CDS encoding DoxX family membrane protein gives MSKNVYIPENPVSRFLFSSTQAGWIWLLVRLYLGYSWITAGWKKVNSDAWTGKNAGTAIEGFMKGALAKAEEGKDVAGWYASFLENVVIPNAKVFSYMVAFGEVLVGLGLILGLLTGIAAFFGGLMNVSFLFAGTVSTNPLLFILATWLVLAWKNAGWYGLDRWALPLLGTPWSKDKPTTHSS, from the coding sequence ATGTCGAAGAATGTATATATTCCAGAGAACCCCGTCTCGCGGTTTCTCTTTAGCAGTACACAAGCCGGGTGGATCTGGCTGCTGGTTAGACTCTATCTGGGCTACTCGTGGATTACTGCAGGCTGGAAAAAGGTCAATAGCGATGCCTGGACGGGCAAGAATGCAGGTACAGCTATTGAAGGATTTATGAAAGGCGCACTCGCCAAAGCAGAGGAAGGCAAGGATGTAGCCGGCTGGTACGCGAGCTTCCTGGAGAATGTTGTTATCCCCAATGCCAAGGTCTTCTCGTATATGGTGGCCTTCGGCGAGGTACTGGTTGGTTTGGGGCTGATCCTGGGACTGCTGACCGGCATCGCCGCCTTCTTCGGCGGACTGATGAATGTAAGCTTTCTGTTCGCAGGTACTGTAAGCACGAACCCGCTGCTGTTCATTCTGGCGACCTGGCTCGTGCTGGCTTGGAAAAATGCCGGTTGGTATGGTCTTGACCGCTGGGCGCTGCCGCTTCTTGGCACACCATGGAGCAAGGATAAGCCAACCACCCATTCCTCCTGA
- the gdhA gene encoding NADP-specific glutamate dehydrogenase, which produces MTTVISEQNKTAAQQYVQSVYDTVIKRNPFESEFHQAVKEILDSLVPVFEQHPKYMEHGILERIVEPERIITFRVPWVDDKGKVQVNRGFRVQFNSAIGPYKGGLRFHPSVNASIIKFLGFEQIFKNSLTGQPIGGGKGGSDFDPKGKSDNEIMRFTQSFMTELSKYIGQDIDVPAGDIGVGAREIGYMFGQYKRIRGANEAGVLTGKGIVYGGSLTRTEATGYGCVYFVNEMLESKGLSFQDSTVVVSGSGNVSIYAIEKAQQLGAKVVACSDSNGYIYDPNGINLQTVKQLKEVERKRISEYVVLHPEATYTEGCENIWSIPCDIALPCATQNEIDEQDASKLVANGVKAIGEGANMPSTLSAIDVFLNNGVLFGPAKAANAGGVAVSALEMSQNSMRLSWTFEEVDAKLHSIMKNIYQGSVSAAEQYGYPGNLVVGANIAGFIKVADAMVAQGVV; this is translated from the coding sequence GTGACAACCGTTATTTCTGAGCAAAACAAAACTGCTGCACAACAATATGTACAATCGGTATACGACACGGTCATCAAACGCAATCCATTCGAGAGCGAATTCCATCAAGCAGTCAAAGAAATTCTCGACTCCCTTGTGCCCGTATTTGAGCAACATCCGAAGTACATGGAGCATGGCATTCTGGAGCGCATCGTAGAGCCGGAGCGCATCATTACATTCCGCGTGCCGTGGGTAGATGACAAAGGGAAAGTGCAAGTCAACCGTGGTTTCCGTGTTCAGTTCAACAGCGCCATCGGACCTTACAAAGGCGGCCTCCGCTTCCATCCGTCTGTTAACGCCAGCATCATCAAGTTCCTCGGCTTTGAGCAAATCTTCAAAAACTCCCTGACTGGACAGCCGATCGGTGGCGGCAAAGGCGGCTCCGACTTTGATCCTAAGGGCAAATCCGACAATGAAATTATGCGCTTTACCCAAAGCTTCATGACAGAGCTCAGCAAATACATCGGTCAAGATATTGACGTCCCTGCAGGCGACATCGGTGTTGGCGCAAGAGAGATCGGCTATATGTTCGGCCAATACAAACGTATCCGCGGCGCGAATGAAGCAGGCGTTCTGACCGGCAAGGGCATCGTCTATGGCGGCAGCTTGACCCGTACCGAAGCAACCGGCTATGGCTGCGTCTACTTCGTGAACGAGATGCTTGAATCCAAAGGTCTGAGCTTCCAGGACAGCACCGTCGTGGTATCCGGCTCTGGCAATGTATCTATCTATGCAATTGAAAAAGCGCAGCAGCTAGGCGCTAAAGTCGTTGCATGCAGCGATTCCAACGGATACATCTACGATCCGAACGGCATCAATCTGCAAACCGTGAAGCAACTGAAGGAAGTAGAGCGCAAACGCATCAGCGAGTATGTCGTGCTGCATCCAGAGGCAACCTATACTGAGGGCTGCGAGAATATCTGGTCCATCCCTTGTGATATTGCGCTGCCTTGCGCTACACAAAATGAAATCGATGAGCAGGATGCTTCCAAGCTCGTTGCCAATGGCGTGAAAGCGATTGGTGAAGGAGCGAATATGCCTTCCACTCTGTCCGCAATTGACGTGTTCCTGAACAATGGCGTACTGTTCGGGCCTGCGAAAGCAGCCAATGCAGGCGGTGTAGCCGTCTCTGCACTGGAGATGTCGCAAAACAGCATGAGACTGTCCTGGACCTTCGAGGAAGTCGATGCCAAGCTGCATAGCATCATGAAAAACATCTACCAAGGCTCGGTGTCGGCTGCTGAGCAATACGGCTACCCAGGAAACCTGGTCGTCGGCGCCAACATCGCTGGCTTCATCAAAGTTGCTGACGCAATGGTAGCTCAAGGCGTCGTTTAA